A genomic region of Kribbella sp. NBC_00382 contains the following coding sequences:
- a CDS encoding IclR family transcriptional regulator — translation MSGNVPASTRTLRVLTFLATQPGPVPMERIASAVGLPRSSTYHLLKAMISEGFVVHLPEEKRYGLGVAAFEIGSAYLRHDPLERLARPLLAQLVAEVGQTAHLGVLHGRELVYLLKEQPPRPVTLVTDIGVRLPATLTASGRALLAALPPAQVRALFPTPESFVRRTDHGPQTLSQLRRILADEKRQGYAVEDSHITPGVASVASAAVDYAGHPVAAISISFRTDAIPVGERFLLARRTRQAADALTRRLSH, via the coding sequence CGGACCGGTACCGATGGAGCGCATCGCCTCCGCGGTCGGACTGCCACGCTCTTCGACCTACCACTTGCTGAAAGCAATGATCAGCGAGGGCTTCGTGGTGCACCTCCCGGAGGAGAAGCGGTACGGGCTCGGCGTCGCCGCCTTCGAGATCGGTTCCGCGTACCTCCGGCACGACCCGCTCGAGCGGCTGGCCAGACCGTTGCTCGCTCAACTCGTCGCCGAGGTCGGCCAGACGGCACACCTGGGCGTCCTCCACGGACGCGAGCTCGTCTACCTGCTGAAAGAACAGCCACCGAGGCCGGTCACCCTGGTCACGGACATCGGCGTCCGCCTACCTGCGACTCTGACGGCATCAGGGCGCGCTCTGCTCGCCGCATTGCCGCCCGCCCAGGTCCGAGCCCTGTTCCCCACTCCCGAGAGCTTCGTACGCCGTACTGACCACGGGCCGCAGACATTGAGTCAGCTCCGGCGGATCCTGGCCGACGAGAAGCGGCAGGGGTACGCGGTGGAGGACTCGCACATCACCCCTGGCGTCGCCTCGGTCGCGAGCGCGGCCGTCGACTATGCGGGGCATCCGGTGGCCGCCATCAGCATCAGCTTCCGCACGGACGCGATCCCGGTCGGCGAACGGTTCCTGCTGGCCCGCCGGACCCGGCAGGCGGCGGACGCTCTGACCCGCCGGCTGAGCCACTGA